TGCCGCTTCATATGTCTGAAGCACAACAACTCCAGGGCAAGCACATCCTGCTGGGCCTCTCCGGCGGCATCGCCTGCTACAAGATCGCCGAGCTGACGCGCCTGCTCAGCAAGGCGGGGGCGACGGTGCAGGTCATCATGACCGCCGCCGCCGAGGCCTTCATCACCCCGGTGACCATGCAGGCGCTCTCCAACCGCAGCGTCTACACCAGCCAGTGGGATGCGCGCGAGGCCAACAACATGGCCCACATCAATCTGAGCCGCGAGGCCGATCTGATGCTGATCGCACCCGCCAGCGCCGATTTCATCGCCAAGCTGGCGCAGGGCAGGGCCGATGAGCTGCTGAGCCTCACCGCCTTGGCGCGCCCGGCCGAGCGCTGCGCGCTGCTGGTGGCTCCGGCCATGAACCGCGAGATGTGGGCCCACCCCGCCACCCAGCGCAATGTGGCGCAGCTGCGCGCCGATGGCGCGCTGGTGCTGGGCCCGGCCAGCGGCGACCAGGCCTGTGGCGAGATCGGCGATGGCCGCATGCTGGAGGCCCAGGAGTTGCTGGACGAGGTGATTGCCTTCTTCCAGCCCAAGCTGCTGGCCGGCAAGACGCTCTTGATCACCGCCGGCCCGACCTTCGAGCCCATCGACCCGGTGCGCGGCATCACCAATCTCTCCAGCGGCAAGATGGGTTTCGCGATCGCACGTGCCGCCGCCGAGGCCGGCGCCCAAGTCACCCTGGTGGCCGGCCCGGTGCACCTGGCCACGCCGCGCGGCGTGCGCCGCATCGACGTGCAGACGGCCCAGCAGATGTTTGAGGCGGTGCTGCCGCGCGCCACCGAGCACGATGTGTTCGTGGCCACCGCCGCGGTGGCCGACTGGCGCCCGGCGCAGATGAACGAGCACAAGATCAAGAAGCAGGACGGCACGAAGACGGCGCCGACCTTCGAACTGGCCGAGAACGCCGACATCCTGGCGGCGGTGGCCGCCTTGCCCGATGGACCCTATTGCGTGGGCTTTGCCGCCGAGAGCCAGGAGCTCGTCAAGCATGCACGCGAAAAGCTGTTGCGCAAGAAGGTGCCGCTGATCGTCGGCAATCTGGGCCCGGCCACCTTCGGCCGCGACGACAACGCCCTGGTGCTGGTGGATGCCGCCGGCGAGCGCGAGCTGCCGCACAACGACAAACTCCATCTGGCCCGCCAACTCGTGGCCGAAATCGCGACCCGACTGCAACAAGCATGACCACCACTGTTGATCTGAAAGTGCTCGACGCCCGCATGGCCGAGCAGCTGCCCGCCTACGCCACGCCCGGCAGCGCCGGCCTGGACCTGCGCGCCTGCCTGGATGCGCCCGTGACCCTGGAGCCCGGGCAGACCAGCCTGGTGCCCACCGGCCTAGCCATCCACATCGGCGACCCTGGCCTGGCGGCCATCATCCTGCCGCGCTCGGGCCTGGGCCACAAGCATGGCATCGTGCTGGGCAATCTGGTCGGCCTGATCGACTCCGACTACCAGGGCCAGCTGATGGTGAGCTGCTGGAACCGCGGCAGTACCACCTTTGTCATCAACCCCATGGAGCGCATCGCGCAACTGGTGCTGGTGCCGGTGGTGCAGGCGGCGTTCCGCGTGGTCGAGGAATTCAACGCCTCCGATCGAGGCGAAGGCGGCTTCGGCTCAACCGGCAAGCACTGAAAAAAACCGTTCAGTGCAGCTGCGCGTCGGGAGGCGCGCCGGTGGCGACGCTGAACACCGCCTCGCCCAGGCTGCCCACCTCGATCTCGGCCTCGGTGGCCTCGCGCACATCGCGCACGCGCAGATGCATGCGCAGGCCGATGCCGGCGAGCGGGTGGTTGCCGTCCAACACCGCATGCTCGGGATAGAGCTCGGTGACGGTGTAGATGGCCTCGGCCGGCATGTCCTTGGTGGTGGCGCCTTCGGGCATGCCTTCGAACTGCATGCCCACGTCGACGTTCTCGGGCAGCACGCTGCGCGGCTCGAAGCAGACTAGGCCGGAGTCGTAGTCGCCAAAGGCATCGTCGGGCTGCAGGGCCAGGCTGGTTTCATAGCCGGTTTCCTGGCCGGCGATGGCCTCTTCCACCTTGGCGAACAAGTCGTCGCCGCCGTAGAAGAACTCGAGAGGGTTGACCAGTTCGTCGATCAACTGGCCTTGGGCGTCTTCCAGTCTCCAGCTCAGGGAGACGACGCAGGGGGCAGAAATTAGCATGGCTCAATTGTTTCACATCGGCGCAGGGCGACAATCGCCGCCATGAATATCAAGCTCTCCACACCTCTGCTGGGCGGTCTCAGCCCCGAACAATTCATGCGGCGCCATTGGCAGAAGAAGCCGCTGCTGGTGCGTCAGGCCTTGCCAGGCATCCGCCCGCCGGCCTCGCGCAGCGAACTCGCCGCACTGGCCGCCAGCGAGGACGTCGAGTCGCGCCTGGTCTCGCAGTTCAGCGGCAAATGGGCCCTGAAGCAGGGCCCCGTCGCCAAGCTGCCGCCCTATAGCAAGCCGGGCTGGACCCTGCTGGTGCAGGGCCTGGACCTGCATCTGCAGAACGCCCATGAGCTGCTGTCGCAGTTCCGCTTCGTGCCCGAGGCGCGCTTGGACGATCTGATGATTTCCTATGCCAGCGATGGCGGCGGCGTGGGCCCGCATTTCGATTCCTACGATGTGTTCCTGATCCAGGTGCATGGCCAGCGCCGCTGGCGCATCGGCCGTCAGGGCGTGGCCACCACCGGCGCGCTGCGCGCGGGCGTGCCCGTGAAGCTGCTGGCGGACTTCGAGCCCGAGCAGGAGTTTGTGCTCGAGCCCGGCGACATGCTCTACCTGCCGCCCGGCTGGGCCCACGACGGCATTGCCATCGGCGAGTGCATGACCTGCTCGGTGGGTTTCCGCACGCCCTGGCGTGCCGAGCTGGCGCGCGAGCTGCTGCAGCGCCTGATGGACGATGACTCCCAGGCCTATGCCAACAAGATGTATGCCGACCCCAAACAGGCCGCCACCAAGGCGCCGGGCGAGATTCCGCAGCAATTGCTGGACTTCGCGCGCGACGCCACCGAGCGCGCGCTGAAGGAGCCGCTGGCGCTGGAGCGCGCGCTGGGCGAGGCGCTCACCGAGCCCAAGCCGCGCGTCTGGTTCGAGCAGGGCGGCGTTCTGCCCGCGGGCGCCGGCATCGCGCTGGATCGGCGCAGCCGCATGATGTACGACCGCGCCCATGTCTTCATCAATGGCGAGTCCTTCCGCGCCGCCGGCCGCGATGCGCAGCTGATGCGCCGCCTGGCCGATGCGCGTGCCCTGAGCGCCAAGGACCTGGCCAAACTCTCCGATGGCGCGCGCGAGCTGCTGGAGATCTGGGTCGAGGACGGTTGGGTGCAAGCCCAGCAGTGAGGAAAGCATGGAACTGCAGACAGGCATCCTGAATTCGCGCGAGGAGGTGCTCGCGGCGCTCAAGACCGGCCTGCTGCAGGCCCTGGCCCAGGGCGGGCGCGAGCAATGCTGGCTGGACAAGGACTTCTGCGATTGGCCGCTCTCGGACCCCGAGGTGCTGGCCGCGCTGAAGGCCTGGGCCCTGCCGCATCGCCGCCTGCATCTGCTGGCGCATCACTATGAGGGCCTGCGCCGCGCCCATCCGCGCTTTGTGAGCTGGCGTCAGAACTATGGCCATGTGGTGGAGGCGGGCAGCTTCACGGACGAGGACATGGCGCTGGCTGGCGGGCGCAAGCTCGATGCCCTGCTGCTGGCGCCGGGCACGCTATGCCTGCGCGTGCTGGATAGCGAGCATTGGCGCGCGGTCTTGTCCGCAGAGCGCCCGGATGAACTGCTGGCCCGTGAATGGTTTGATGCGATTCAGCAACGCTCAAGCCCTTCCTTTAGTGCCACGACATTGGGTTTGTAAGGAGACCGCAATCAACCCCCTATAATCGCGGGCTAGGCGAGGGAGCGCTCGAGGTTTCCCCCGTCTTGATCTGCTGGGGCTTGCCACTGCGTTTTGCTGTCAGAGGCGGTGCTCCATTAATTACCGGTAATTGATCTTCGTCTCACCGAATCTTTGAGGACAAGTATGAAAAAGTCGATCCTGTTGGCCTCCCTGCTGGCTGCTGTTGCCCTGACCGCCTGCGGCAAGAAGGAAGAAGCTGCTCCTGCACCGGCTCCTGCTGCTGCTCCCGCTCCTGCTGCTTCGGAAGCCGCTTCGGCTCCTGCAATGGAAGCTTCGGCACCCGCCGCCGCTGACGCTGCTTCGGCCGCCGCCAGCAAGTAATCGGTTTTCTTCCGATCACGCAAAAGCCGCCTGGGCGCAAGCCCAGGCGGCTTTGTCGTTTTAGCTCAGAACCTGCCAGTCAACGCCAGTAGCCTGCTCGGCGATGCGTATCTCGCAGCCGCCCGCCGTGCCGCGCGCGGCCAGCAGTTCGGCCATGGCGAGCTCCGGCAGGTTGTTGCGCTCGCTCAGGTGCGCGGCCACCACCTGGCGCAGGCCGGGATGCAGGCAGGCCGCCAGCAGCTCGGCCGCCTGCTGGTTCGAGAGATGGCCGTGGCTGCCGAGGATGCGCCGCTTCAGGCTCGCCGGGTAGCTGGCGTTGCCTCTCAGCATCTCCACATCGTGATTGCATTCCAGCAGCAGGGCATGGCAGCCGGCGAGGGCATCGCGCATGCCGGGGCTGATGGAGCCGGCGTCGGTGAGCACGCCCAGATGGCGGGCGCCGTCATGGCAGCGCAGCTGCAGGGGCTCCATGGCGTCGTGCGGCACCGCAAAGGGCTGCAGGCACAGGTCGCCCAGCGGGATGGCCTCGCCGGCGCGCGCCACATGGCGCAGCTTGGCGTCGACATCCTCGGCGCGCAGCGCCTGCCAGGTGCCGGCACTGGTCCAGATCGGGATGCCGTGGCGCTGTGCCAGATTCAGCGCGCAGCCGATGTGGTCGCCATGCTCATGGGTGATGAAGATGGCATCCAGATCGTCGGGGCTCAGGCCGCGCAGGCCCAGCCGGCGTGTCAGTTCGCGCAGGCTGAAGCCGGCATCGATCAGCACCCTGGTGCTGGTGATGCCCTGACTGGCCTCCACCACGGTGGCGTTGCCGCCGCTGCCGCTGCCCAGGCTGCAAAAACGCATGGCCAGCGGCGCTGCCGCCTCAGCGCAGATCGTCCATCAGCAGGTTCAGGATGCGCTTGGCGATCTCACCGGTCTGCTGCTGGCCCTTGTCGTCCAGCACCATCACCGTGCTGCGCTCGCCCTCGGACTTGACCGAGACGCGATAGCGCGCCGCGGTCTGGCCCTTGTCGCCGCCGAACAGCTTGCTGAAGAAGTTGGGCTCGTCCTTGCCGGCCTCGTTGGGATCGGCATAACGCAGGAAGAACAGGCCCTGCTTGCGGTCGCGGTCTTCCACCGTGAAGCCATGGCGATCCAGTGACTGGCCGACGCGGCGCCAGGCGCGCTCGAAGCCTTCGTTGACCTGCAGGCTGGTGGGCACGTCCGACAGCGCGCGCGTGCCGGCATGTACGGCGGCCGTGGCTGGTCCCTTGGCGGGCGCGGCCGGCGCGGCGGCCAGCACGGCCTTGGCCTGCTCGTCCTTGGCGCCCAGCTTGAGCATCAGGCGCGAGAGCATTTCGGCTTCCAGCTGCGGGTCGGCGGGGCGCGGCTGCCAGGCCGTGTTGTCGCGCTGGTTGTTTGTGTAGACCTCGACCATGCCGCGGTGGCTGACATAGATCTCGGTGCCGCCATTGACGCGCTCCAGGCGGGTGCGAAACTTGTCGCGCTCGCCGGTGGAGTAGAGGCCGTCCAGCACCTTGCCGATGGTGCTGCGGATCAGGTCCTGCGGCAGCTTGGCGCGGTTCTCGGCCCAGCTGGTTTCCATCACGCCCACTTCGGTCTGTTCGCTGGCGAGCTCGAAACCGCGCTCGAGCCAGAAGCCGCGCACCTGCGGCCAGAGCTGTTCGGGCGTCAGCGAGCTGCGCAGCCAACGCTGCTCACCCGAGCGCTCGATGCGCAGATCGCCCACCTGGTCCAGCGCCACCTTGCTCATGCTGCCAGCGCTGGGCTTGGCGGTGGTGGAGGCCTGCTGCATGGCGGAGGCGCTCACCACGCCGCCCTGCACCTGGGCGCGGCCATCGCGTGCCAGCTGGGTCAGATCGGGCGGCACATCGAGGCCGGTGGTCTGGCGTGCACCGCTGCGGTAGTCGACCTTGTCGGAGGAGAACATGTTCTCGATCGAGCTGCAGGCCGTGAGCGAGGTGCCGACGAGCAGCAGGCAAGCCAAGCGGACCGCGGTCGGTGCGGCAGTTGCTTTGAAAGTTGGGGTCACGCTGGACATCTCCGAAGGTCAGGCATGCGCCCATGCGCATGCTGTCAGGGTCGCAATGATAGGGGCTGTGGCTTAGAGCAGGCCTGCGTCGCGCAGGGCCTGGCTCACCAGTTCCTGGCCGCCGGCGGTGAGTGGCGTGATCGGCAGGCGCATATGCGCCTGGATTCGGCCGAGCTTCTCCAGCGCCCATTTGGTCGGGGCCGGGCTGGGCTCGCAGAACAGCTGCTTGTGCAGGCTCAGGAGCTGGAAGTGGATGCGCTTGGCCTCGGCCACATTGCCGGCCAGCGCGGCCTTGCAGAGCTCGTGCATGGCGCGCGGCACCACATTGGCGGTGACGCTCACATTGCCATGGCCGCCCAGCAGCATCAGCGCGATGGCGGTGCCGTCGTCGCCCGAGTAGATCGAAAAGCCTTTGGGGGCATGCTTGATCAGGTAGGCGGCGCGCTCGATATTGCCGGTGGCCTCCTTGACGCCGAACACGCCCGGCAGGGCGG
This portion of the Paucibacter sediminis genome encodes:
- the coaBC gene encoding bifunctional phosphopantothenoylcysteine decarboxylase/phosphopantothenate--cysteine ligase CoaBC, whose amino-acid sequence is MSEAQQLQGKHILLGLSGGIACYKIAELTRLLSKAGATVQVIMTAAAEAFITPVTMQALSNRSVYTSQWDAREANNMAHINLSREADLMLIAPASADFIAKLAQGRADELLSLTALARPAERCALLVAPAMNREMWAHPATQRNVAQLRADGALVLGPASGDQACGEIGDGRMLEAQELLDEVIAFFQPKLLAGKTLLITAGPTFEPIDPVRGITNLSSGKMGFAIARAAAEAGAQVTLVAGPVHLATPRGVRRIDVQTAQQMFEAVLPRATEHDVFVATAAVADWRPAQMNEHKIKKQDGTKTAPTFELAENADILAAVAALPDGPYCVGFAAESQELVKHAREKLLRKKVPLIVGNLGPATFGRDDNALVLVDAAGERELPHNDKLHLARQLVAEIATRLQQA
- the dut gene encoding dUTP diphosphatase; this translates as MTTTVDLKVLDARMAEQLPAYATPGSAGLDLRACLDAPVTLEPGQTSLVPTGLAIHIGDPGLAAIILPRSGLGHKHGIVLGNLVGLIDSDYQGQLMVSCWNRGSTTFVINPMERIAQLVLVPVVQAAFRVVEEFNASDRGEGGFGSTGKH
- a CDS encoding FKBP-type peptidyl-prolyl cis-trans isomerase, which encodes MLISAPCVVSLSWRLEDAQGQLIDELVNPLEFFYGGDDLFAKVEEAIAGQETGYETSLALQPDDAFGDYDSGLVCFEPRSVLPENVDVGMQFEGMPEGATTKDMPAEAIYTVTELYPEHAVLDGNHPLAGIGLRMHLRVRDVREATEAEIEVGSLGEAVFSVATGAPPDAQLH
- a CDS encoding JmjC domain-containing protein translates to MNIKLSTPLLGGLSPEQFMRRHWQKKPLLVRQALPGIRPPASRSELAALAASEDVESRLVSQFSGKWALKQGPVAKLPPYSKPGWTLLVQGLDLHLQNAHELLSQFRFVPEARLDDLMISYASDGGGVGPHFDSYDVFLIQVHGQRRWRIGRQGVATTGALRAGVPVKLLADFEPEQEFVLEPGDMLYLPPGWAHDGIAIGECMTCSVGFRTPWRAELARELLQRLMDDDSQAYANKMYADPKQAATKAPGEIPQQLLDFARDATERALKEPLALERALGEALTEPKPRVWFEQGGVLPAGAGIALDRRSRMMYDRAHVFINGESFRAAGRDAQLMRRLADARALSAKDLAKLSDGARELLEIWVEDGWVQAQQ
- a CDS encoding MBL fold metallo-hydrolase: MRFCSLGSGSGGNATVVEASQGITSTRVLIDAGFSLRELTRRLGLRGLSPDDLDAIFITHEHGDHIGCALNLAQRHGIPIWTSAGTWQALRAEDVDAKLRHVARAGEAIPLGDLCLQPFAVPHDAMEPLQLRCHDGARHLGVLTDAGSISPGMRDALAGCHALLLECNHDVEMLRGNASYPASLKRRILGSHGHLSNQQAAELLAACLHPGLRQVVAAHLSERNNLPELAMAELLAARGTAGGCEIRIAEQATGVDWQVLS
- the bamC gene encoding outer membrane protein assembly factor BamC; translation: MFSSDKVDYRSGARQTTGLDVPPDLTQLARDGRAQVQGGVVSASAMQQASTTAKPSAGSMSKVALDQVGDLRIERSGEQRWLRSSLTPEQLWPQVRGFWLERGFELASEQTEVGVMETSWAENRAKLPQDLIRSTIGKVLDGLYSTGERDKFRTRLERVNGGTEIYVSHRGMVEVYTNNQRDNTAWQPRPADPQLEAEMLSRLMLKLGAKDEQAKAVLAAAPAAPAKGPATAAVHAGTRALSDVPTSLQVNEGFERAWRRVGQSLDRHGFTVEDRDRKQGLFFLRYADPNEAGKDEPNFFSKLFGGDKGQTAARYRVSVKSEGERSTVMVLDDKGQQQTGEIAKRILNLLMDDLR